The genomic stretch TCAGTAAGTAGTAACACAGTATCATTTGTTTATTAATTTTATTGTTGCTGAACGTCGGCGGCAATGACAAGTAGAACTGTGCAAAACTTGGTCAGAATCACAATATACTGCTATTGTGAAAACATAATTTATTTTTTTATGAAACGCGGCCTGCTTAATTCCCTATGTCTTTTTATGTTTTCCTTTAGTTCTCCATCctaagtcaaactttgtaaagtttgaccatGTATATAGAAGAAAATATTGATATCTACAGTATCAACTACAGACTAAGGCATAGCCTAGTGGTGGGGAGGGGCTGATGCCTTCCCACCCACCCGAGTTCGAGTCCTCATGCTCGCAATTTCGGTGATGTTGTACCCACCTCTATCAAAATACCACGTGGCCCCTCCCACGTAGGAATCATTTTTACAGTATCAACTCAATATTGTAAGAACCAATATAAATATATTTTATGTTTCATGCATTtcgtaatgtagatgttgatattatttcctatatatttggtcaaacttaaaaagttTGATTTTGACGAAAAATTATATGCAACATAGTTTAGGAAGGAGGAGGTATTTTCATGGTTTCTCTATCTTTGACTTTATAAATATACCAAATCAACACACTGAAGAACTTTGTGTTGCAGATTGGCATGATATACTTGGTGCTAAAAGTTCACCCTGAAGATTCAAGGGAATCTCAAACAGCTCGTGTTTTACTGTATAAGCTGTTCTATGATCAGACAGAACAAGGCCTTACTCAATTTCTCCTGAACTTGTTCAGATCTTTTGATACTCATAAGCAACCAAAAAGGTTTGTACAATAGACCCCTTAAAGAAATATATATTATATACTGTGATGTTTATTTGCTGTTTAAATTTCAAGCTTGGAGTATGCTAGCGAAGGCACTGAATTGATATTATGCTTTGCTGACATGTGTTTGGTAGTAACTTTTCTGCTTCGTAAGAATGATGCTCCACATGTACACAAGTTAGAGACATCCATTAGAGCAATCTTCGTGTTCCCAACATGTACTTCAAGCAGTTCTCCAAGCAACATGTCCCATTATGAAAATTAGGATAGGCTCTAGTTGTTACCCTGCTAAAGTTGAATGTACATCTTCAATACATTAGCCCAGTTGGTGCACATTCTTTTGCTTCATCCACTGCACCTGAAAATACTAGTTAGTGCACATTCTAATCCATTTAGCCAATGGGTGTGCAGCAAGTTGTGAATCTTGTGACGTCTAATGATGAAGTTAGATTTATGTGCAAGTTGCACCCTGCACACTGTAGTTTCTGGGTAGGGTATTTCAAGATTTGAATTGCAGTTTGTTTCTGCACAATGGAGGATTGGAGGTCCATACTATTTTGTTAATTCATTTAATTAACCAAATGTGTACTCTACTTTATATGCTTCCAACcattgtttcatttatctgttcttatcagtgctCTTGCGGATTTGGTAGAAACAATTCATATCATGCTACAGCTCATGGAGAAGCTTCAATCACGTGGTGCGTTAAGGGTATGCTTCCTAACTTCAATAAACTATTCCTTATATGGTCAACAAGACTGGATCACCATTTTTTCAGCAACTATGTTTTTTAACAATTTTCAACTGCTTAAGTAAAGAGACAAATTGAGCCTACTTCCTTTTTGATTTGATTATTAACCCCCCCTTGAATTTAGGTTGCGAAGaggacaagaaagggaagaaaaaGAAGACATCAGGTGACAAAAATGAGAATGCCAAACCTGAAACAGAGAACATGGAAACAGAGAATATGGAAACAGAGAATGTGGAAACAGAGAATATGGAAACAGAGAATGTGGAAACAGAGAATGTGGAACAAAGCTATATTGACCCAACAGGTGGGACTAAATGTACATCTGATTCACTTCCAGATTTGAGAAGTGAGGATCCTCTGGCAGAGCTTACTGTCCCGGAGGAGGGAAAAGTTGATTCCAACGTCACAGAACTACCAGATACAGCTGTGGAAACGGTGGTAAGTCTGGAGGGCACCACACAGCTTGGGGGTGATCCATCTTGTGCAGGTAGTGCTGAAATGAAAGGAAATGCCATTAATGAAGACGAAGATTCTTCagattcttcagctgatgattgcCCCCCAGCTACCAGCGAAGCTGATTTTAATGTATCGCGGTTAATATCCAGCCTTGCCAACAATTCTGTTGTCCAAAATATATGCTGGTTGTTAAGGCACTATAAAACTAACTCCTTTCGAACAAATCACTACATCATATGCATGCTGCGAAGATTCTGTGAAGATCTGGAGCTGTCACCAATGCTCTATCAGGTAATAACACACTGTTGCATATTTTTCACTAGAGCTCTGTATTTTCTTGGGATCTGACACTATACTGTCTGTCTTTTGCAGCTATCGCTTCTAACTACCTTCTATGATATATTAGCTGAACAGCAGGCGTCGAGTTCAAAGGAGTATGCAAACATTGTAAATTTTCTATCTAAAGTTATAAGGAAGATGCTGAGGGCAATGAAAAAACAGCCACTGTTATTTGTTGAGATACTCTTCTGGAAATCACGAAAGGAGTGTCATCTCATTGATGCTGATGCCCTACTGAATGAGATCAAGGGGGATGTTAACAATAATGCTAGTGAAGTCGGTGCAAGTAAGGGATGGAGAGGTCCAGTAAATATAGCGGATTCTCTTGGCGATGATGAAGCTGACAATGTTATACCACAAGAACCATATGATGCTGATAAGTAAGTTTGTCTTGTGTATGTCCATTAATGTATTGTGAATGAGATGAATAATTTCCATTCATGTGGGGATGTAAATAGGGATGGAGATTCATCTTCTGGTGAGCGTGAAGGTGATAATCAGAAGAGCATGGGTGCCACAAATAGAAGGAACAGATTACTGTCACTTTCAGGCAGTGAATCTGAGGATAATGATAGGTTTGTTTATATCCAGCTCTGCATTTGAATCTTACATGCTTCTTCTGGGCTCTCTTTCATTATATTCACTTATTTAGGAATACTGTATCAAGACGCTCTCAGAATTCAGGGGTCTCAAAGAGACGAGGGCGTTCCATTTTTAGCGAAGAGCAAGAGAAGCTTATCAGTGATCTTTACGAGACGTAAGTGATCAGTTTATGTCAAGAAAGAACTAGATTACTAATCAATTCATATAACATAGCTTTGCCAGGCGGAACTAAAAAAGAAGTCCCTGTTTTTATATGTATGAGGATGATGTTTTGTTACTTGGGCCTGAATCACATGCTGCCTTTCATATTGCAGATATAAGGATGACCGTAAATGCAGCCATCTAATTGCTGAAGCTTTAGATCCCAGTGGAAAGATATCTTCTGCTCAAGTTTCTCGAAAGCTTACACAGCTAGGTCTCAGGAATACCAAGAAGAGGACAAAAGTTCCAGAGGCACCTCTCTCAGCTGGAGACCTAGCTACACAACCACAAAACCACGCACTAGATGATCCCAAGCCAGAGAGCACCCGGTGAGTATTATAAATGACCAGCTGTGCCATTCTTCCTCAGTGGCCAGGCCACTGGCCCTGAACCTCTGTTACATGCTCAACAACGAGTTATGTACAATTATTATCAAGATGAAATGCATTACTTAGCATGCCAAAGATGTCAAAACAAGTACACTGTACACCCATTGCCCTAGGCACATGTGTGAACAGAATTAAATAATTTGTAGTTTCTTTTTATTAAGTCTAGGCTGCATTTTCAGGCGCAGAAGGAAAAGGTTACATGGGTTAAGCAATAATCATGATAATGGCGCTAATCATCCAATATCATCTGATGAAGAAACACTGCAAGCACTTAAGAGCAGGTAAATTTCTGCTTTAAATTGCTTTCATGAGTTAATTTATTAGCTTGATATTTTACTTGTGGGGTTTATTTTACTGTTAGCGAAAGGATATGCAAAGCTTTTGCATTTGCTCTAAAAAGACTTTATTTTTGGCTCACTGTATTCGAAGCTGCCAGTGATTACGCTGGAAATACCATTCGGATGTTTGAACTAGCATTTCCAAAACAGAATTTTTCATATTATTTTGTACTGTATGTCATTTATCTTTGACTGCACTAAATAGCATGTATTCCCAagttcatttttttgttttgttttagccAAAGGTGCAATTGATTAGGCTAGGTTGCATTTTCCTTCCATAAGAACTGAGTGGGAACATACCACAGATATATGAAGTTACTTTATGCCGCCATTTCCATTTTGACATTCTGAGTGTTTCCATTCAAATATTGCAGAACCAAAACTAAGGAGCTGCCCTCAGAGGATTTTTCGCCGAGTATATCACAGCATCAAGATGAGGCTTCGCAAGGCACGGATTCTGATGATGAGACCATAGGCTCTATGCTTAGGTGAGCTCATTCAGCTATATATACATCCAGAACTGATCATTTGAATGTTCATGTTGCCATTTTCTGTTAAACCTCAGTGATTTATATGTAtgatctttttcacttacatacatTTGACTGAACCATTTTCCTTGTATGCTTAAATAGTAGAGGAAAGAAGAAAAGGTTATCTATGTCAGGTTTTAAAGCGAATGGGCAAGAACACCAAGATTCTTCGATGAACATGGGTCCGGATGTTGAGACTATTGGTCTAAATACAATGTAAGCTCATTTAAGTTAGTTACATTGCACATTTGGAATAGCTTGAATGTTCATCTATGCTTAGGTGTATGTCTGCTCATATATTTTTGGATATGAATGTTTGCTCATATATTGTTTCCCAAATTATGCACTTATGCCTAGTGAAATCTGAAAACAGTTAGACATCAATAACCAGTGATAGTACTGTAATATGCAATGATCATTTAATGATATAAggaacttctcaattttcaggGACGTGTCTCTCCAACCGGAGTCAAACTCACTTGATAATAACGGTGGTCATGCTGGTGAGGCTGAACTTTTGGATGACTTCAGTGAGCCCGAGATGGATAATCGTGAGAATAGTGAGCAAAGGGTCACCGATGAGATGAACATGACTGAATCTGGGGACATGGGAAGCTCCTACGGTAGTCAAAAGGCTGGTTCGAAAAGAAGAAACAGACTTGTAattgatgacgacgatgatgatgagtaGGTTACCCAGAAAATGTTGAATGGAAAGCTGGATTCAGCAGCTGCTTGGAACAGATGTTGGGCTACAGCTGCTGGGTGACATGCTTCTGAGTTTGGAGCAGGGTTCTGGTGAAGATTAGCAGTGAGCAGATGCAACTTCAGGTTTTCTGGAGCTCTCAGCCTCTAGTTTGTACATGATTATTTTCCAGCCTGGTCTTGCAGTGCTAGCAAATGTACTTGCTCGATCTTATTATGTCTATGGAAACAACTCTTATTTGCATTTGC from Lolium rigidum isolate FL_2022 chromosome 4, APGP_CSIRO_Lrig_0.1, whole genome shotgun sequence encodes the following:
- the LOC124648282 gene encoding protein timeless homolog; the protein is MDSAVLSLTCAGLGAPEEDEEGGAVGYVKGEHCLDNLKDLQRLLRRDDPERREVFKQVCKWKIASRDLVPIIENYQADRNLVITAVKVLVFLTMPVDPSSEDVAQQIEYLWDLKAALTRNVAIAVIVSLLEDPLDHLERTAFTEDDWKLVQLVLTLFRNLLAVQEITLPQKASGEATQLLFLADSFLELMFQENMMDLILVLTQHIEEPSGYLKHENLLLLEIFHYLFLGRDPELIAKVRTEGSKDQVNRDIDTSIDSLRLMMEKEDREKKMFRQRNAEQHSHNGIFTFLSMDGSKSLCKGNPSSAIASANSLRKIRSVQKGPQKRIAWDNELLYIPKEGIMETLRSFLDQFLSGGYNVLMQSICDDIVKEHQSIEKSDNITFFKVVRFVLAFQHEKASNAQKSSAGPQISETSPSNESEDNLPFRGDICGPVAATLNEDMFNIVISRWRETYEDLKQTKDYKTLSAAGSLMKNMIGMIYLVLKVHPEDSRESQTARVLLYKLFYDQTEQGLTQFLLNLFRSFDTHKQPKSALADLVETIHIMLQLMEKLQSRGALRVAKRTRKGRKRRHQNVETENMETENVETENVEQSYIDPTGGTKCTSDSLPDLRSEDPLAELTVPEEGKVDSNVTELPDTAVETVVSLEGTTQLGGDPSCAGSAEMKGNAINEDEDSSDSSADDCPPATSEADFNVSRLISSLANNSVVQNICWLLRHYKTNSFRTNHYIICMLRRFCEDLELSPMLYQLSLLTTFYDILAEQQASSSKEYANIVNFLSKVIRKMLRAMKKQPLLFVEILFWKSRKECHLIDADALLNEIKGDVNNNASEVGASKGWRGPVNIADSLGDDEADNVIPQEPYDADKDGDSSSGEREGDNQKSMGATNRRNRLLSLSGSESEDNDRNTVSRRSQNSGVSKRRGRSIFSEEQEKLISDLYETYKDDRKCSHLIAEALDPSGKISSAQVSRKLTQLGLRNTKKRTKVPEAPLSAGDLATQPQNHALDDPKPESTRRRRKRLHGLSNNHDNGANHPISSDEETLQALKSRTKTKELPSEDFSPSISQHQDEASQGTDSDDETIGSMLSRGKKKRLSMSGFKANGQEHQDSSMNMGPDVETIGLNTMDVSLQPESNSLDNNGGHAGEAELLDDFSEPEMDNRENSEQRVTDEMNMTESGDMGSSYGSQKAGSKRRNRLVIDDDDDDE